From Nocardioides sp. HDW12B, the proteins below share one genomic window:
- the prmC gene encoding peptide chain release factor N(5)-glutamine methyltransferase: protein MSGPDRGSVRLLLQAATARLAAAQVASPESDAAALLAHAAGEPRSRVLLREDVAPDVVETFEALVARRATREPLQHLVGSAGFRYLELAVGPGVFVPRPETELLAGWAVEQALAVRAATGRDPVVVDLCTGSGAVALSVATEVPGSRVHAVELDEQALVWAERNLAGSGVDLRAGDMATSFTDLDGTVDVVVSNPPYIPLEAFESVTPEVRDHDPALALWSGDDGLDAMRVVEQVAARLLVPGGGVGAEHAEVQAHDAPAVFATAGRWSDVRDHEDLAGRARFLTARRATNPGPRPARLAD from the coding sequence ATGAGCGGGCCCGACCGCGGCTCGGTGCGCCTCCTCCTGCAGGCCGCGACCGCACGCCTCGCCGCGGCGCAGGTCGCCTCCCCGGAGAGCGACGCGGCGGCGCTGCTGGCGCACGCCGCCGGAGAGCCGCGCAGCCGGGTGCTGCTGCGCGAGGACGTCGCCCCCGACGTCGTGGAGACGTTCGAGGCCCTGGTGGCGCGTCGCGCGACCCGCGAGCCGCTGCAGCACCTGGTGGGGTCCGCCGGGTTCCGCTACCTGGAGCTGGCCGTCGGGCCGGGTGTTTTCGTCCCGCGCCCGGAGACCGAGCTGCTGGCGGGCTGGGCGGTCGAGCAGGCGCTGGCGGTGCGGGCGGCCACCGGTCGGGACCCCGTCGTGGTGGACCTGTGCACCGGCAGCGGTGCGGTGGCGCTGAGCGTGGCCACGGAGGTGCCGGGCAGCCGGGTGCACGCCGTCGAGCTGGACGAGCAGGCCCTGGTCTGGGCCGAGCGCAACCTCGCCGGCAGCGGCGTGGACCTCCGGGCGGGCGACATGGCCACCAGCTTCACCGACCTCGACGGCACGGTCGACGTGGTCGTCTCCAACCCGCCCTACATCCCGCTCGAGGCCTTCGAGTCCGTGACCCCGGAGGTGCGCGACCACGACCCGGCGCTCGCGCTGTGGAGCGGCGACGACGGGCTCGACGCGATGCGCGTCGTGGAGCAGGTCGCGGCGCGCCTGCTGGTGCCGGGAGGGGGCGTCGGCGCGGAGCACGCCGAGGTGCAGGCCCACGACGCCCCGGCGGTGTTCGCGACCGCCGGACGCTGGAGCGACGTACGCGACCACGAGGACCTGGCCGGGCGGGCGCGGTTCCTCACCGCGCGGCGTGCGACCAACCCCGGCCCCCGCCCGGCGCGGCTGGCAGACTGA
- the prfA gene encoding peptide chain release factor 1, protein MSVLDAVTALLGEHAELEERLADPAVHSDPVLAKRLNQRYAELTAVKRAHEEWTTVRGDLEAARELSGEDDSFAAEAERLSERLGELEDRLRHLLVPREASDAKDVIMEIKSGEGGEESALFAGDLLRMYTRYAERRGWRTEQLDATASDLGGFKSVTVAVKAKGTPAPGEAPYALLKFEGGVHRVQRVPVTESQGRVHTSAAGVLVMPEAEPVDVTVDDKDLRIDVFRSSGPGGQSVNTTDSAVRITHLPTGLVVSCQNEKSQLQNKEQALRILRSRLLQLAEEQRQAAASDARRSQVRTVDRSERIRTYNFAENRISDHRTGFKAYNLDTVLDGELDPVVGSCVAADLESRLAELEG, encoded by the coding sequence ATGTCGGTGCTCGACGCGGTGACCGCGCTGCTCGGCGAGCACGCCGAGCTCGAGGAGCGGCTCGCCGACCCGGCGGTCCACTCCGACCCGGTGCTGGCCAAGCGTCTCAACCAGCGCTACGCCGAGCTGACCGCGGTCAAGCGCGCCCACGAGGAGTGGACGACGGTCCGCGGCGACCTGGAGGCGGCCCGCGAGCTGTCCGGCGAGGACGACTCCTTCGCGGCCGAGGCCGAGCGCCTGTCCGAGCGGCTCGGCGAGCTCGAGGACCGGTTGCGCCACCTGCTGGTGCCCCGGGAGGCCTCGGACGCCAAGGACGTGATCATGGAGATCAAGTCCGGTGAGGGCGGCGAGGAGTCGGCGCTCTTCGCGGGCGACCTGCTCCGCATGTACACCCGGTACGCCGAGCGGCGGGGCTGGCGCACCGAGCAGCTCGACGCCACGGCGTCGGACCTGGGCGGCTTCAAGTCGGTGACCGTCGCGGTCAAGGCCAAGGGCACACCGGCCCCGGGCGAGGCGCCGTACGCGCTGCTGAAGTTCGAGGGCGGGGTGCACCGGGTCCAGCGGGTGCCCGTCACCGAGTCGCAGGGGCGCGTCCACACCTCTGCCGCGGGCGTGCTGGTCATGCCGGAGGCGGAGCCGGTCGACGTCACGGTCGACGACAAGGACCTGCGCATCGACGTCTTCCGGTCGTCGGGACCCGGCGGGCAGAGCGTCAACACCACCGACTCCGCGGTCCGGATCACCCACCTGCCGACCGGGCTCGTCGTCAGCTGCCAGAACGAGAAGTCGCAGCTGCAGAACAAGGAGCAGGCGCTGCGGATCCTCCGCTCGCGGCTGCTCCAGCTCGCCGAGGAGCAGCGGCAGGCCGCGGCCTCCGACGCCCGGCGCTCGCAGGTGCGCACCGTCGACCGCTCCGAGCGCATCCGCACCTACAACTTCGCCGAGAACCGGATCTCCGACCACCGCACGGGCTTCAAGGCCTACAACCTCGACACCGTGCTCGACGGCGAGCTGGACCCGGTGGTGGGCTCGTGCGTGGCGGCTGACCTGGAGTCGCGCCTGGCGGAGCTGGAGGGATGA
- the rpmE gene encoding 50S ribosomal protein L31, with product MQKDIHPSYTATEVRCTCGNTFTTRSTASAGNIHADVCSACHPFYTGKQKILDTGGRVARFQARYAKKAAGAPTAESADSK from the coding sequence ATGCAGAAGGACATCCACCCCAGCTACACCGCCACCGAGGTCCGTTGCACCTGCGGCAACACCTTCACCACGCGCAGCACCGCCTCGGCCGGCAACATCCACGCCGACGTGTGCTCGGCGTGCCACCCGTTCTACACCGGCAAGCAGAAGATCCTCGACACCGGTGGCCGCGTGGCCCGGTTCCAGGCTCGCTACGCCAAGAAGGCCGCCGGCGCCCCGACCGCTGAGAGCGCCGACAGCAAGTAG
- a CDS encoding L-threonylcarbamoyladenylate synthase, protein MSTRYDTSDEAELEEGLSAAARAVQRGRLVLLPTDTVYGVGADAFSPEAVTRLLEAKGRGRQMPPPVLVSAKTTVEALAVDVPGWAKALIEELWPGPLTLVFRQQPSLQWDLGETRGTVAVRMPDHDVTLALLARTGPLAVSSANRTGLPAATDADGAEEMLGTAARVLLDAGPTAGPVPSTIVDCTTDRGRVLRQGVIALETLNEVVEPLGAVVTDED, encoded by the coding sequence GTGAGCACCCGCTACGACACCTCCGACGAGGCCGAGCTCGAGGAAGGGTTGTCGGCCGCGGCCCGCGCGGTCCAGCGCGGCCGCCTCGTGCTGCTGCCGACCGACACCGTGTACGGCGTGGGCGCCGACGCCTTCAGCCCCGAGGCCGTCACCCGGCTGCTCGAGGCCAAGGGGCGCGGGCGCCAGATGCCGCCCCCGGTCCTGGTCTCGGCCAAGACCACCGTCGAGGCGCTGGCGGTCGACGTCCCCGGGTGGGCCAAGGCCCTCATCGAGGAGCTGTGGCCGGGGCCGCTGACCCTGGTCTTCCGCCAGCAGCCCAGCCTGCAGTGGGATCTGGGGGAGACCCGCGGCACGGTCGCGGTCCGGATGCCCGACCACGACGTGACGCTCGCCCTGCTGGCGCGGACCGGCCCGCTGGCGGTCAGCAGCGCCAACCGCACCGGCCTGCCGGCGGCCACGGACGCCGACGGCGCCGAGGAGATGCTGGGCACCGCCGCGCGGGTGCTGCTCGACGCCGGACCGACCGCGGGCCCCGTGCCCTCGACCATCGTGGACTGCACCACCGACCGGGGCCGGGTGCTCCGGCAGGGCGTCATCGCCCTGGAGACCCTCAACGAGGTCGTCGAGCCGCTCGGCGCCGTCGTGACCGACGAGGACTGA